Proteins encoded within one genomic window of Anopheles gambiae chromosome 3, idAnoGambNW_F1_1, whole genome shotgun sequence:
- the LOC1277743 gene encoding THO complex subunit 2 isoform X4, which translates to MFNAEVWKLWERSGKTEFLKHCKGLLKDEQQSPLFGKGERKNGISRAIYELVSRGIHGQVKKESVLQMLGELVSLHSDVPSILLDVFGIFDAETATAGSGDGAPPSEERTNFCYIAKESERFVSEKLLKERLEIDTLQDVGTIKNRSFYTRFIKVKTKLYYKQRRFNLFREESEGYAKLMTELNQEFNQETMTVQNVLEIIKSLIGCFNLDPNRVLDIILESFEARPEQDRIFIPLLQAYINDGNIICEVLGYKYRYFADAQTPGSLFKVTALLLQHGVIKLDDIYAWLNPPDKSIVADWEAEIAQAKEYVRKLNVILTNKDKEPEQEPEFETAPEKYALNQKWGLCEALLTIGDWNTAQQLIRKLPDQSVMVHEPIARALCRLLHMIIEPVYRLKCALPANIKGRAISMYGVLNKLAPPPVTSLTKLRLHAFPMFVALGPSLHYDSVLLYKLLRLMRVILTDMNVDPLNPPSPGAGSTLTEHEQLYYDILSLLDAAVLPSLAYMDCNCCVAEEIWSIVKLYPYQYRYSLYARWKNDTFQLQPQLIHRRGTAQKQIKALMKRVSKENSKPVGRLIGKLSHCSPGFLFEYILLQIQIYDNLIAPVVDSLKYLTSLSYDVLGYCLIEALEQVDRNPMQNDGTSISLWLQSLANFCGAIYKKYNIELSGLLQYVANQLKSHKSLDLLILKEVVQKMAGIEAAEEMTNEQLQAMCGGELLRGEAGYFSQVRNTKKSSQRLKEALASNDLAVALCLLIAQQKHCVIYRETAQSHLKLVGKLYDQCQDTLVQFGTFLGSTYSVEEYVERLPTIHNMLQKYHIHSDVAFFLARPMFSHAINQKYDQLRKAEPNGKKLSTSQKMAKYLEATAHVMNPVIESVRPLHPPKIWEDISPQFLVSFWSLSMYDLQVPMESYQREISKLKQLSMAVMESKEQNASKNKKEQERYVALMDKLQDERKKQQEHVDKIMHRLTNEKDYWFLSRSAKSAKNETITQFLQLCLFPRCTFTALDAIYCAKFVHTIHNLKTANFSTLLCYDRIFCDITYSVTSCTENEATRYGRFLCAMLETVMRWHSDEATFNKECANYPGFVTKFRVSNQYSEAIDHVNYENYRHVCHKWHYKITKAMVFCLDSKDYMQIRNSLIILMRILPHFPVLTKLSQILEKKVEKVREEEKNQRQDLFVLASSYIGQLKAKASQMMLESDFHQVPEKTFKSAAATTATATVASDQQQQGAKASVNGSDVKAGQSTRQTSGTGGGGGGTSNSGSSIGNGTTGGNAVSSSSSGSVGSNANGSLGAGSERGADAIKKEPSSSSGSRDTASSSSTNRESSVSTSREKSSKEIKREERAREKEREREEAAAAAAALASDRKREKEKRRDKRDHYEHERESRASTRDLPPRDRSERDLSSVSNSSNEQQHSSSTRRPPEHDREMKRRKLEGSSSSKQAQ; encoded by the exons ATGTTCAACGCCGAAGTCTGGAAGCTGTGGGAAAGAAGCGGAAAAACCGAGTT CTTGAAACACTGCAAGGGACTTCTGAAGGACGAACAGCAGAGTCCACTGTTTGGGAAGGGCGAGCGCAAGAATGGCATCTCCCGAGCAATCTACGAGCTCGTCTCGCGGGGCATCCACGGGCAGGTGAAGAAGGAGAGCGTGCTGCAGATGCTCGGAGAGCTGGTG AGCCTACATAGTGACGTGCCCTCGATACTGTTGGACGTGTTCGGGATATTCGACGCGGAAACGGCAACCGCGGGCTCGGGCGACGGTGCGCCGCCGAGCGAGGAGCGGACCAACTTTTGCTACATCGCCAAGGAATCGGAACGGTTCGTGTCGGAGAAGCTGCTGAAGGAGCGGCTCGAGATCGACACGCTGCAGGATGTGGGCACAATCAAGAATCGTAGCTTTTACACACGGTTTATCAAAGTGAAAACGAAGCTCTA CTACAAACAGCGCCGGTTTAATCTGTTTCGCGAGGAAAGCGAAGGGTACGCCAAGCTGATGACGGAGCTGAACCAGGAGTTCAACCAGGAAACGATGACGGTACAGAACGTGCTGGAAATCATCAAATCCCTCATCGGCTGCTTCAATCTCGATCCGAACCGCGTGCTCGACATCATACTGGAGTCGTTCGAGGCGCGGCCCGAGCAGGATCGCATCTTTATTCCACTGCTGCAGGCGTACATCAACGACGGTAACATCATCTGCGAGGTGCTCGGGTACAAGTATCGGTACTTTGCGGACGCGCAGACGCCGGGGTCGCTGTTTAAGGTCACCGCACTGCTGCTCCAGCACGGTGTCATCAAGCTGGACGATATTTACGCTTGG TTAAATCCACCGGACAAATCGATCGTGGCGGACTGGGAGGCGGAAATCGCGCAGGCGAAGGAGTACGTGCGCAAGCTGAACGTTATCCTCACGAACAAGGACAAGGAGCCGGAGCAGGAGCCCGAGTTCGAGACGGCGCCGGAAAAGTACGCCCTCAACCAGAAGTGGGGCCTGTGCGAGGCGTTGCTTACGATCGGCGACTGGAACACGGCCCAGCAGCTGATCCGCAAGCTGCCGGACCAGTCGGTCATGGTGCACGAGCCGATTGCGCGGGCCCTCTGCCGGCTGCTGCACATGATCATCGAGCCGGTGTACCGGCTCAAGTGTGCGCTGCCGGCTAACATCAAGGGGCGCGCCATCTCGATGTACGGCGTGCTGAACAAACTGGCCCCACCGCCGGTCACCTCGCTGACCAAGCTGCGGCTGCACGCGTTCCCGATGTTTGTTGCGCTCGGCCCTTCGCTGCACTACGATTCCGTGCTGCTGTACAAACTGTTGCGCCTGATGCGCGTCATACTGACCGATATGAATGTGGACCCGCTAAATCCACCCAGCCCGGGAGCGGGGAGTACGCTGACGGAGCACGAGCAGCTGTACTACGACATCCTGTCGCTGTTGGATGCGGCCGTGCTGCCGTCGCTCGCGTACATGGACTGCAACTGCTGCGTGGCGGAGGAGATTTGGTCGATCGTGAAGCTGTACCCGTACCAGTATCGGTACAGCTTGTACGCGCGCTGGAAGAACGATACGTTTCAGCTGCAGCCGCAGCTGATACACCGGCGCGGCACGGCGCAGAAGCAGATCAAAGCGCTGATGAAGCGGGTCAGCAAGGAGAACAGCAAACCGGTGGGCAGGCTGATCGGCAAGCTGAGCCACTGTTCGCCGGGCTTTCTGTTTGAATAT ATTCTACTGCAAATACAGATCTATGACAATCTGATTGCGCCGGTCGTGGATTCGCTCAAGTATCTCACCTCGCTCTCTTACGACGTGCTCGGGTACTGTCTGATCGAGGCGCTCGAGCAGGTCGACCGGAATCCGATGCAGAACGATGGCACCAGCATCTCGCTGTGGCTGCAAAGCTTGGCCAACTTCTGCGGTGCGATCTACAAGAAGTACAACATCGAGCTGAGCGGGCTGCTGCAGTACGTGGCGAACCAGCTCAAGTCCCACAAAAGCCTGGACCTGCTCATCCTGAAGGAGGTGGTACAGAAGATGGCCGGCATCGAGGCGGCGGAAGAGATGACGAACGAGCAGCTGCAGGCCATGTGCGGCGGGGAGCTGTTGCGCGGCGAGGCCGGCTACTTTAGCCAGGTGCGCAACACGAAAAAGTCGTCGCAGCGGCTGAAGGAGGCGCTGGCGAGCAACGATCTGGCGGTGGCGCTGTGTTTGCTGATTGCGCAGCAAAAGCACTGCGTGATTTACCGCGAGACGGCCCAGAGCCATCTGAAGCTGGTGGGCAAGCTGTACGACCAGTGCCAGGACACGCTGGTACAGTTTGGTACGTTTCTCGGGTCGACCTACTCGGTGGAGGAGTACGTGGAGCGGTTGCCGACCATACACAACATGCTGCAGAAGTACCACATACACTCGGATGTGGCGTTTTTCCTCGCGCGTCCCATGTTTTCGCACGCAATCAAT CAAAAGTACGACCAGCTGCGTAAGGCGGAACCGAACGGGAAGAAGCTTTCCACCTCGCAAAAGATGGCCAAATACCTCGAGGCAACGGCCCACGTGATGAATCCGGTAATCGAGTCGGTGCGACCGCTGCATCCGCCCAAAATTTGGGAAGACATCAGTCCCCAGTTCCTGGTCAGCTTCTGGTCGCTGTCGATGTACGATCTGCAGGTACCGATGGAGAGCTATCAGCGGGAAATTAGCAAGCTGAAGCAACTCTCGATGGCGGTGATGGAGTCGAAGGAGCAGAACGCTTCAAAGAACAAGAAGGAGCAGGAACGGTACGTGGCGCTGATGGACAAGCTGCAGGACGAGCggaagaagcagcaggagCACGTGGACAAGATCATGCACCGGCTGACGAACGAGAAGGACTACTGGTTCCTGTCGCGGTCGGCCAAATCGGCCAAAAACGAAACCATCACACAGTTCTTGCAGCTGTGTTTGTTTCCGCGCTGCACGTTCACTGCGCTGGACGCGATCTACTGTGCGAAGTTTGTGCACACCATCCACAATCTAAAGACGGCCAACTTTTCCACGCTGCTCTGTTACGATcgg ATATTCTGCGATATTACCTACTCCGTCACTTCCTGCACCGAGAACGAGGCCACCCGGTACGGACGGTTCCTGTGCGCGATGCTCGAGACGGTGATGCGCTGGCACTCGGACGAGGCGACGTTCAATAAGGAGTGCGCCAACTATCCCGGCTTCGTGACCAAGTTCCGCGTCAGCAATCAGTACTCGGAAGCGATCGATCACGTGAACTACGAGAACTATCGGCACGTGTGCCACAAGTGGCACTACAAGATCACGAAGGCGATGGTGTTCTGTCTGGACTCGAAGGACTACATGCAGATCCGCAACTCGCTCATCATACTGATGCGCATACTGCCCCACTTCCCCGTGCTGACCAAGCTGTCCCAGATCCTGGAGAAGAAGGTGGAGAAGGTACGCGAGGAGGAGAAGAACCAGCGGCAGGATCTGTTCGTACTGGCATCGAGCTACATCGGGCAGCTGAAGGCAAAGGCGAGCCAGATGATGCTGGAATCCGATTTCCATCAGGTGCCGGAGAAGACGTTTAAATCGGCAGCGGCcaccacagcaacagcaacggtCGCGagcgatcagcagcagcagggagcAAAGGCGTCAGTTAATGGTAGCGATGTGAAAG CAGGACAAAGTACAAGGCAAACCAGTGGAACAGGAGGCGGAGGAGGAGGCACGAGCAATTCAGGATCATCGATCGGGAACGGTACCACGGGTGGAAATGCGGTCTCATCCTCATCGTCCGGCTCGGTGGGCTCAAACGCGAACGGTAGCCTCGGTGCGGGAAGCGAGCGCGGAGCAGACGCGATAAAGAAggaaccatcatcatcgtccggTTCGCGCGACACTGCCAGCTCCTCGTCAACGAACCGGGAGTCGTCCGTTTCGACGTCGCGCGAAAAATCCTCCAAAGAGATCAAGCGCGAGGAGCGTGCGCGGGAGAAGGAACGGGAGCGGGAGGAAGCGGCAGCTGCCGCCGCAGCACTCGCGTCGGATCGTAAGCGGGAGAAGGAAAAGCGGCGCGATAAGCGAG ACCATTACGAGCACGAGCGTGAATCGAGGGCCAGCACACGGGACCTACCGCCAAGGGATCGCAGCGAACGGGACCTGAGCTCGGTGTCCAATTCCAGCAacgaacagcagcacagcagcagcacccgacGCCCACCGGAGCACGATAGAG AGATGAAACGCCGCAAGCTAGAAGGCTCTAGCTCCTCGAAG CAAGCACAATGA
- the LOC1277743 gene encoding THO complex subunit 2 isoform X2: MFNAEVWKLWERSGKTEFLKHCKGLLKDEQQSPLFGKGERKNGISRAIYELVSRGIHGQVKKESVLQMLGELVSLHSDVPSILLDVFGIFDAETATAGSGDGAPPSEERTNFCYIAKESERFVSEKLLKERLEIDTLQDVGTIKNRSFYTRFIKVKTKLYYKQRRFNLFREESEGYAKLMTELNQEFNQETMTVQNVLEIIKSLIGCFNLDPNRVLDIILESFEARPEQDRIFIPLLQAYINDGNIICEVLGYKYRYFADAQTPGSLFKVTALLLQHGVIKLDDIYAWLNPPDKSIVADWEAEIAQAKEYVRKLNVILTNKDKEPEQEPEFETAPEKYALNQKWGLCEALLTIGDWNTAQQLIRKLPDQSVMVHEPIARALCRLLHMIIEPVYRLKCALPANIKGRAISMYGVLNKLAPPPVTSLTKLRLHAFPMFVALGPSLHYDSVLLYKLLRLMRVILTDMNVDPLNPPSPGAGSTLTEHEQLYYDILSLLDAAVLPSLAYMDCNCCVAEEIWSIVKLYPYQYRYSLYARWKNDTFQLQPQLIHRRGTAQKQIKALMKRVSKENSKPVGRLIGKLSHCSPGFLFEYILLQIQIYDNLIAPVVDSLKYLTSLSYDVLGYCLIEALEQVDRNPMQNDGTSISLWLQSLANFCGAIYKKYNIELSGLLQYVANQLKSHKSLDLLILKEVVQKMAGIEAAEEMTNEQLQAMCGGELLRGEAGYFSQVRNTKKSSQRLKEALASNDLAVALCLLIAQQKHCVIYRETAQSHLKLVGKLYDQCQDTLVQFGTFLGSTYSVEEYVERLPTIHNMLQKYHIHSDVAFFLARPMFSHAINQKYDQLRKAEPNGKKLSTSQKMAKYLEATAHVMNPVIESVRPLHPPKIWEDISPQFLVSFWSLSMYDLQVPMESYQREISKLKQLSMAVMESKEQNASKNKKEQERYVALMDKLQDERKKQQEHVDKIMHRLTNEKDYWFLSRSAKSAKNETITQFLQLCLFPRCTFTALDAIYCAKFVHTIHNLKTANFSTLLCYDRIFCDITYSVTSCTENEATRYGRFLCAMLETVMRWHSDEATFNKECANYPGFVTKFRVSNQYSEAIDHVNYENYRHVCHKWHYKITKAMVFCLDSKDYMQIRNSLIILMRILPHFPVLTKLSQILEKKVEKVREEEKNQRQDLFVLASSYIGQLKAKASQMMLESDFHQVPEKTFKSAAATTATATVASDQQQQGAKASVNGSDVKGQSTRQTSGTGGGGGGTSNSGSSIGNGTTGGNAVSSSSSGSVGSNANGSLGAGSERGADAIKKEPSSSSGSRDTASSSSTNRESSVSTSREKSSKEIKREERAREKEREREEAAAAAAALASDRKREKEKRRDKRDHYEHERESRASTRDLPPRDRSERDLSSVSNSSNEQQHSSSTRRPPEHDREMKRRKLEGSSSSKSKHNEGASTSSSNQQLLSESKKERSSKTKDKRDKTDEEKELRKERKLGRKRQDRNSEDTLLADKRLRREEEKSSSKLLSHQNGDNDRDLRHLSPISSSHREKHHHHHLGMAPCSPSYNPSSPSNCRSPAYHPPSPPYCPDDYRERSHDRGLDRGEKQYFTKTSRTRSGH; the protein is encoded by the exons ATGTTCAACGCCGAAGTCTGGAAGCTGTGGGAAAGAAGCGGAAAAACCGAGTT CTTGAAACACTGCAAGGGACTTCTGAAGGACGAACAGCAGAGTCCACTGTTTGGGAAGGGCGAGCGCAAGAATGGCATCTCCCGAGCAATCTACGAGCTCGTCTCGCGGGGCATCCACGGGCAGGTGAAGAAGGAGAGCGTGCTGCAGATGCTCGGAGAGCTGGTG AGCCTACATAGTGACGTGCCCTCGATACTGTTGGACGTGTTCGGGATATTCGACGCGGAAACGGCAACCGCGGGCTCGGGCGACGGTGCGCCGCCGAGCGAGGAGCGGACCAACTTTTGCTACATCGCCAAGGAATCGGAACGGTTCGTGTCGGAGAAGCTGCTGAAGGAGCGGCTCGAGATCGACACGCTGCAGGATGTGGGCACAATCAAGAATCGTAGCTTTTACACACGGTTTATCAAAGTGAAAACGAAGCTCTA CTACAAACAGCGCCGGTTTAATCTGTTTCGCGAGGAAAGCGAAGGGTACGCCAAGCTGATGACGGAGCTGAACCAGGAGTTCAACCAGGAAACGATGACGGTACAGAACGTGCTGGAAATCATCAAATCCCTCATCGGCTGCTTCAATCTCGATCCGAACCGCGTGCTCGACATCATACTGGAGTCGTTCGAGGCGCGGCCCGAGCAGGATCGCATCTTTATTCCACTGCTGCAGGCGTACATCAACGACGGTAACATCATCTGCGAGGTGCTCGGGTACAAGTATCGGTACTTTGCGGACGCGCAGACGCCGGGGTCGCTGTTTAAGGTCACCGCACTGCTGCTCCAGCACGGTGTCATCAAGCTGGACGATATTTACGCTTGG TTAAATCCACCGGACAAATCGATCGTGGCGGACTGGGAGGCGGAAATCGCGCAGGCGAAGGAGTACGTGCGCAAGCTGAACGTTATCCTCACGAACAAGGACAAGGAGCCGGAGCAGGAGCCCGAGTTCGAGACGGCGCCGGAAAAGTACGCCCTCAACCAGAAGTGGGGCCTGTGCGAGGCGTTGCTTACGATCGGCGACTGGAACACGGCCCAGCAGCTGATCCGCAAGCTGCCGGACCAGTCGGTCATGGTGCACGAGCCGATTGCGCGGGCCCTCTGCCGGCTGCTGCACATGATCATCGAGCCGGTGTACCGGCTCAAGTGTGCGCTGCCGGCTAACATCAAGGGGCGCGCCATCTCGATGTACGGCGTGCTGAACAAACTGGCCCCACCGCCGGTCACCTCGCTGACCAAGCTGCGGCTGCACGCGTTCCCGATGTTTGTTGCGCTCGGCCCTTCGCTGCACTACGATTCCGTGCTGCTGTACAAACTGTTGCGCCTGATGCGCGTCATACTGACCGATATGAATGTGGACCCGCTAAATCCACCCAGCCCGGGAGCGGGGAGTACGCTGACGGAGCACGAGCAGCTGTACTACGACATCCTGTCGCTGTTGGATGCGGCCGTGCTGCCGTCGCTCGCGTACATGGACTGCAACTGCTGCGTGGCGGAGGAGATTTGGTCGATCGTGAAGCTGTACCCGTACCAGTATCGGTACAGCTTGTACGCGCGCTGGAAGAACGATACGTTTCAGCTGCAGCCGCAGCTGATACACCGGCGCGGCACGGCGCAGAAGCAGATCAAAGCGCTGATGAAGCGGGTCAGCAAGGAGAACAGCAAACCGGTGGGCAGGCTGATCGGCAAGCTGAGCCACTGTTCGCCGGGCTTTCTGTTTGAATAT ATTCTACTGCAAATACAGATCTATGACAATCTGATTGCGCCGGTCGTGGATTCGCTCAAGTATCTCACCTCGCTCTCTTACGACGTGCTCGGGTACTGTCTGATCGAGGCGCTCGAGCAGGTCGACCGGAATCCGATGCAGAACGATGGCACCAGCATCTCGCTGTGGCTGCAAAGCTTGGCCAACTTCTGCGGTGCGATCTACAAGAAGTACAACATCGAGCTGAGCGGGCTGCTGCAGTACGTGGCGAACCAGCTCAAGTCCCACAAAAGCCTGGACCTGCTCATCCTGAAGGAGGTGGTACAGAAGATGGCCGGCATCGAGGCGGCGGAAGAGATGACGAACGAGCAGCTGCAGGCCATGTGCGGCGGGGAGCTGTTGCGCGGCGAGGCCGGCTACTTTAGCCAGGTGCGCAACACGAAAAAGTCGTCGCAGCGGCTGAAGGAGGCGCTGGCGAGCAACGATCTGGCGGTGGCGCTGTGTTTGCTGATTGCGCAGCAAAAGCACTGCGTGATTTACCGCGAGACGGCCCAGAGCCATCTGAAGCTGGTGGGCAAGCTGTACGACCAGTGCCAGGACACGCTGGTACAGTTTGGTACGTTTCTCGGGTCGACCTACTCGGTGGAGGAGTACGTGGAGCGGTTGCCGACCATACACAACATGCTGCAGAAGTACCACATACACTCGGATGTGGCGTTTTTCCTCGCGCGTCCCATGTTTTCGCACGCAATCAAT CAAAAGTACGACCAGCTGCGTAAGGCGGAACCGAACGGGAAGAAGCTTTCCACCTCGCAAAAGATGGCCAAATACCTCGAGGCAACGGCCCACGTGATGAATCCGGTAATCGAGTCGGTGCGACCGCTGCATCCGCCCAAAATTTGGGAAGACATCAGTCCCCAGTTCCTGGTCAGCTTCTGGTCGCTGTCGATGTACGATCTGCAGGTACCGATGGAGAGCTATCAGCGGGAAATTAGCAAGCTGAAGCAACTCTCGATGGCGGTGATGGAGTCGAAGGAGCAGAACGCTTCAAAGAACAAGAAGGAGCAGGAACGGTACGTGGCGCTGATGGACAAGCTGCAGGACGAGCggaagaagcagcaggagCACGTGGACAAGATCATGCACCGGCTGACGAACGAGAAGGACTACTGGTTCCTGTCGCGGTCGGCCAAATCGGCCAAAAACGAAACCATCACACAGTTCTTGCAGCTGTGTTTGTTTCCGCGCTGCACGTTCACTGCGCTGGACGCGATCTACTGTGCGAAGTTTGTGCACACCATCCACAATCTAAAGACGGCCAACTTTTCCACGCTGCTCTGTTACGATcgg ATATTCTGCGATATTACCTACTCCGTCACTTCCTGCACCGAGAACGAGGCCACCCGGTACGGACGGTTCCTGTGCGCGATGCTCGAGACGGTGATGCGCTGGCACTCGGACGAGGCGACGTTCAATAAGGAGTGCGCCAACTATCCCGGCTTCGTGACCAAGTTCCGCGTCAGCAATCAGTACTCGGAAGCGATCGATCACGTGAACTACGAGAACTATCGGCACGTGTGCCACAAGTGGCACTACAAGATCACGAAGGCGATGGTGTTCTGTCTGGACTCGAAGGACTACATGCAGATCCGCAACTCGCTCATCATACTGATGCGCATACTGCCCCACTTCCCCGTGCTGACCAAGCTGTCCCAGATCCTGGAGAAGAAGGTGGAGAAGGTACGCGAGGAGGAGAAGAACCAGCGGCAGGATCTGTTCGTACTGGCATCGAGCTACATCGGGCAGCTGAAGGCAAAGGCGAGCCAGATGATGCTGGAATCCGATTTCCATCAGGTGCCGGAGAAGACGTTTAAATCGGCAGCGGCcaccacagcaacagcaacggtCGCGagcgatcagcagcagcagggagcAAAGGCGTCAGTTAATGGTAGCGATGTGAAAG GACAAAGTACAAGGCAAACCAGTGGAACAGGAGGCGGAGGAGGAGGCACGAGCAATTCAGGATCATCGATCGGGAACGGTACCACGGGTGGAAATGCGGTCTCATCCTCATCGTCCGGCTCGGTGGGCTCAAACGCGAACGGTAGCCTCGGTGCGGGAAGCGAGCGCGGAGCAGACGCGATAAAGAAggaaccatcatcatcgtccggTTCGCGCGACACTGCCAGCTCCTCGTCAACGAACCGGGAGTCGTCCGTTTCGACGTCGCGCGAAAAATCCTCCAAAGAGATCAAGCGCGAGGAGCGTGCGCGGGAGAAGGAACGGGAGCGGGAGGAAGCGGCAGCTGCCGCCGCAGCACTCGCGTCGGATCGTAAGCGGGAGAAGGAAAAGCGGCGCGATAAGCGAG ACCATTACGAGCACGAGCGTGAATCGAGGGCCAGCACACGGGACCTACCGCCAAGGGATCGCAGCGAACGGGACCTGAGCTCGGTGTCCAATTCCAGCAacgaacagcagcacagcagcagcacccgacGCCCACCGGAGCACGATAGAG AGATGAAACGCCGCAAGCTAGAAGGCTCTAGCTCCTCGAAG AGCAAGCACAATGAGGgtgccagcaccagcagctccaATCAGCAGCTACTGTCCGAGTCGAAGAAGgagcgcagcagcaaaacgaaGGACAAGCGCGACAAGACTGACGAAGAGAAGGAACTGCGCAAGGAGCGCAAGCTGGGCCGAAAGCGG CAGGATCGCAATTCCGAGGATACGCTGCTGGCGGACAAACGGCTCCGCCGGGAGGAGGAAAAATCGAGCAGCAAGCTGCTCTCCCACCAGAACGGTGACAACGATCGCGATCTGCGGCACCTATCGCCGATATCGTCCTCCCACCGGGAaaagcaccaccatcatcatctcggCATGGCTCCGTGTTCGCCCTCCTATAATCCATCGTCGCCATCAAACTGTCGTTCGCCCGCCTATCATCCACCGTCGCCACCCTACTGTCCCGACGATTATCGCGAACGGTCACACGATCGCGGGCTGGATCGGGGCGAGAAGCAGTACTTTACGAAGACTTCCCGTACCCGCTCGGGCCATTAA